From the Primulina tabacum isolate GXHZ01 chromosome 15, ASM2559414v2, whole genome shotgun sequence genome, one window contains:
- the LOC142526649 gene encoding peroxisomal adenine nucleotide carrier 1-like, which produces MDLDLESIVEATSGAVGALVSTTILYPLDTCKTKYQAENRAHHHQKYRNISDVFWEAVSRHQVLSLYQGLGTKNLQAFISQFVYFYGYSFFKRLYIRQSRSKSIGTTANLLIAAVAGTCTAIVTQPLDTASSRMQTSDFGKSKGLWKSLSDGTWSEAFEGLGISLLLTTNPSIQYTVFDQLKQRLLKNRMSEQRGGLSTPETLSAFSAFVVGAVSKCIATCITYPAIRCKVMIQSAKSDENDEGNAQLKSCKTVSGTFYSIWEKEGLLGFFKGLQAQMLKTVLSSALLLMIKEKISKTTWVLMIAIRRFLLTTKPRLKSS; this is translated from the exons ATGGATTTGGATCTGGAGTCTATAGTGGAGGCGACGTCGGGTGCTGTGGGTGCACTAGTCAGCACCACCATTTTGTATCCTCTCGACACATGCAAGACGAAATATCAAGCTGAAAATCGAGCTCACCATCACCAAAAATACAG GAATATTTCAGATGTCTTCTGGGAAGCAGTTTCCAGGCATCAAGTACTTTCCTTGTATCAAGGCCTGGGAACGAAGAACTTGCAGGCTTTCATTTCACAGTTTGTCTATTTCTATGGATATAGCTTCTTTAAGAGACTCTACATAAGACAAAGCAGATCCAAGTCAATAGGAACTACAGCAAATCTGCTAATTGCTGCCGTTGCTGGCACATGCACGGCCATAGTAACACAG CCTCTTGATACAGCATCCTCAAGAATGCAAACAAGTGATTTTGGGAAATCCAAAGGGCTTTGGAAGTCCCTCTCTGATGGAACTTGGAGCGAGGCATTTGAGGGTCTAGGAATCTCTCTTCTTCTTACAACAAATCCTTCCATACAG TATACTGTGTTTGATCAGTTGAAGCAGAGACTATTAAAGAACAGAATGAGCGAACAAAGAGGCGGTCTATCAACTCCAGAGACTCTTTCTGCATTTTCTGCGTTTGTGGTGGGTGCAGTTTCGAAATGCATTGCTACCTGTATAACCTACCCAGCTATAAG ATGCAAGGTGATGATACAGTCAGCCAAGTCAgatgaaaatgatgagggtAACGCTCAACTTAAATCCTGTAAGACAGTGTCTGGAACTTTTTACTCCATTTGGGAAAAAGAAGGGTTACTCGGTTTCTTCAAAGGGCTACAGGCTCAAATGCTGAAGACTGTCCTAAGCTCCGCTCTGCTTTTGATGATAAAGGAGAAGATCTCAAAAACAACATGGGTCCTAATGATTGCAATAAGGAGGTTCTTGTTGACAACTAAACCGAGGTTAAAAAGCTCTTGA
- the LOC142526105 gene encoding uncharacterized protein LOC142526105 yields MVLHRILKSGTAAFSGKLPGRSREIETAEEIIIDKAASRGEESKQECQKIFPPPLTTMSGSNTLQVHKRRECGRLVLEAVEAPSRNSHMQAERSGGIGRIWLLTIEIDKNCACLNNMIPIFFLGPCDGWALRQWPLSPHGRYGSGLALFPRPHLHPPLPRKKIEEKKVVESDYEFADEVADEEETDGSESEKEEIDGEMDKFHGLNRCKGRRRGHGREGLCSDLKLALWVATS; encoded by the exons ATGGTTTTACATAGAATCTTGAAATCGGGGACTGCCGCTTTCTCCGGAAAACTCCCG GGTAGATCTCGAGAAATTGAAACAGCAGAAGAAATCATCATTGACAAAGCTGCATCACGAGGAGAAGAATCCAAGCAAGAATGCCAAAAAATTTTTCCGCCGCCGCTGACTACAATGAGTGGCTCCAATACTTTGCAAGTTCACAAACGTAGAGAATGCGGAAGGTTGGTTCTTGAAGCAGTGGAAGCACCGTCTCGGAATTCGCACATGCAAGCGGAGAGGAGTGGCGGCATAGGAAGGATATGGTTATTGACC ATTGAAATTGACAAAAATT GTGCATGCCTCAACAACATGATACCAATATTTTTTTTGGGCCCCTGTGATGGCTGGGCCCTGAGGCAATGGCCTCTCTCACCTCACGGGAGGTACGGCTCTGGGCTGGCTCTGTTTCCTAGGCCACATCTGCATCCTCCTCTTCCACGGAAGAAGATAGAGGAGAAGAAAGTAGTAGAAAGTGATTATGAATTCGCTGACGAAGTGGCGGATGAAGAGGAAACCGATGGTTCTGAATCAGAAAAGGAAGAAATTGATGGAGAAATGGATAAGTTTCATGGGCTGAATAGGTGCAAAGGAAGGAGACGGGGGCACGGACGTGAGGGATTGTGCAGTGATTTGAAGCTTGCTCTTTGGGTGGCAACTTCCTga
- the LOC142526650 gene encoding putative GPI-anchored protein At5g19250 yields MAFLRWWFLLSLFLHSILLARSDDDDDNLFRAINQYRTSLNLTILTKNERAECLGSEVADQFKNQPCTNTTGPNTVPGTEPQYTDFPNLLTKCRLNVTTTRDGQILPACVPNLDPSLVISNFTKSQYTRYLNDSTFTGIGIGSEGNWIVVILTTSTPDGSYSVGTNSNNSGASSLASISYFVALFAAFFVLH; encoded by the exons ATGGCGTTTCTCCGATGGTGGTTCCTCCTCTCTCTGTTCCTCCACTCCATTCTTCTCGCAAGAAGCGATG ATGATGACGACAATCTTTTTCGAGCGATCAACCAGTACAGAACATCCTTAAACTTGACGATATTAACCAAGAATGAACGAGCTGAATGCCTGGGCAGTGAAGTTGCAGATCAATTCAAGAACCAACCTTGCACCAACACCACAGGTCCGAACACGGTACCAGGCACCGAACCTCAGTACACTGACTTTCCAAACCTTCTTACAAAATGCCGGTTAAATGTCACCACTACAAGAGATGGACAGATTCTGCCTGCTTGTGTTCCCAACCTCGATCCAAGTCTTGTCATATCAAATTTCACGAAATCGCAATACACACGCTATTTAAATGATTCCACGTTCACTGGCATCGGCATCGGTTCTGAAGGTAACTGGATAGTTGTCATTTTGACTACAAGCACACCTGATGGGAGTTACTCTGTGGGAACTAATTCGAACAACAGTGGAGCGTCCAGCCTTGCTTCTATCAGCTATTTTGTGGCTTTATTTGCAGCATTTTTTGTGTTACACTGA